Within the Patescibacteria group bacterium genome, the region TTCTTTGTTTTATCATGCTATAATTCTTTATAATTACGCGCTGTCGTCACGTCTATCCTATTCGCAATCTGTAGATTAACATAAAATTAGTAAATCAGCATCGTTATGCCTCAAAAACCAAGAAAAAACCAGGAAATTTTAGATTTTTTAGAGGCAGTTAAAAAACAGCTCAATGACGCTAACCCAAAGAATTTTGGGTTGTATATGAAGTTATACAAAGTCCACGGCAAAGAAAAAATTTCCCGGGCTCTGGAGATTGCTTTGCAGAAAAAAGAAATTACTAACAACTTCAGATACTTTCTCGGCATTTTAGCAGAAGAGCAAAAACGTCGGCCGGAACTTAAAGAAAAATCAGTTAAAATAAACCAAGAAGTCTTAGAAAAATATAATAAACTCAAGAGAAAATTAAAAAAGAAATTAACGCCAAAATACCAACGAATCTCCAGAACCCGCTCCCGGTTGTACCATCAAGTCGCAAAAGAAGAAAGAAACAAACGAAATTAGTTGTACGTTGTCGCGGCCAGTATCGTAAAACGTTAAACATTAAACTATACGGGCAGCGAAACCGAAAAACGAAAACATGAATTTAATAACCGGTAAGAATAAAAAAATCTTAAGAACCCCAGCCAAACCAGTGGAAAAAATCACACCGGAAATCAGGCAATTAGTTCGGCAGATGAAAAAAACAATGAAAGAAAGCCGCGGCATTGGCCTGGCCGCGCCCCAAGTTGGAGTTAATCTCCAAATCTTTGTCGCCCAAACTTATTACCAAGATGAGGGCTACCAAGGCAAGCTCTATGCGATAATTAACCCAAAAATTGTCAGTCTTTCAAAACAAACCGATAAAATGGAAGAGGGTTGTTTGAGTTTGCCCAAAATCTACGGCGAAGTTGAACGGCCTAAGAAAATCACCATTGAGGGTTTAGACGAGATGGGCAAAAAAATAAAAATTAAAGCTTCAGGTTTGTTAGCAAAAATCTTCCAGCACGAGATTGACCATTTAAACGGAATTTTGTTTGTTGATAAATCGCCTAACGCCGAAAAATCTATTGATTAACAATTTAACTTAACAATGAAACAATTTAGCAATTTTGTTTTTTTCGGTTCCAACGAGTTTTCTGTCATTGTTTTAGAAAAGCTTTGTCAAGCCAACTTGATTCCAAGTTTGGTTATCACTCTTCCGGACAAACCAGCGGATAGAAAGAAAATTCCCACTCCCCCGCCGCTTAAGCTAACAGCTGACAATTTACAACTAACAACTCTTCAGCCGGAATCGCTTAAAAATAATCCTGAACTAATAAAAACAATTGCTGAACTCAAGCCGGAATTCGGCATTGTTGCTGCTTATGGCAAAATTATTCCCAAATCAGTCTTAGACTTATTCCCTAAAGGCGTTTTAAACCTTCACCCTTCATTATTACCAAAATACCGCGGCCCTTCGCCTATCCAAACTGCTATTTTAAACGGCGATAAAAAAACCGGTGTTAGTATTATACTTTTAGATGAAGAAATGGATCATGGCCCTATTTTAGCCCAAGAACAGGCTTTTATTTCTTCAGACGAGTATTTTACCGACCCGTCTAAAAACCTTGCTCTACAAGGCGCTGAAGCGCTTAAAAAGGCAGTTCCCTTATGGCTAGAAGACAAAATTAGCCCAAAACCGCAAAAACACAGCCAAGCCAGTTATACTAAGCTGTTTACCTGGCAAGACGGCAAAATTGAGCCTAATAAGCCAATTAAGCAGGTTTATAACCAGATTCGAGCTTTAAGCGAAGAGCCGGGAACATGGTTAAGCTGGCAAATGGCTAATGGCAAATGGCTAATAGTAAAGATAATCAAGGCAAAGATAATTTCTAATTCCCAATTTCTAATTTCTAAAACAATTCCCAAAACCGGATTGGCCCAATTTAACAAGGATTTAATATTAGTTTGCAAAGAGGGGGCGTTGTTGCTGGAACATGTCCAGCCAGAAGGAAAAAGAATTATGACCGGAAAAGAGTTTTTGAATGGATACGGAAAATACCTAAGATAAATTTCCAATTTCCAATTTTCAATTTCCAAATCTCTGGTTATTAGGTATTAGACAACAAGATTGCCAAGACCGCGAGAAAAAATTAAAATAATAAAGATTAATCGGATCCCTATAAAACACACCTTTCTTTTAAATCACGAAAACACTTCGTATAGAAACGAGTTAAGTGAAATTGCCTTTTCGCTTTTCTTATTTTAATAATCAATTATTTGGCTAAACTTTATGAAACTGATTGGAAAATCAAACGAAGCCGAGATGATAGCCGAGTTCCTCAAAGGAGAATATAACTCGGAACGCTTTGGCAGCGAACTAAAAAAGGCGCTCTCCGCTTCTAAGGCCGACACTAAGTTGATCTCGGAACCCAACCTTGCAGATAAAAAAGAAAACGCTCAAAGAAAAAAGTTGCTCGGCGAATATAGGGGATATGGACGAAATAAAGGTCTTTTTGAGAATTTTCCGGATAAAAACATTACCTGGCATAAAGCAACTTTCAGATCCAGTGAACTGAAAAAAGTAAAATACATTAACTACAATTACTGGACCAAGCTTTCTGATGAGACTCGCCTCGCAACTGATGCAGCTAAAAATATTCTGGCTGGCAAGATTATCTTTAAGCAAAGCAATGACCGTTTTTTCAAGGCTGCCGAAGCTATA harbors:
- the fmt gene encoding methionyl-tRNA formyltransferase, with translation MKQFSNFVFFGSNEFSVIVLEKLCQANLIPSLVITLPDKPADRKKIPTPPPLKLTADNLQLTTLQPESLKNNPELIKTIAELKPEFGIVAAYGKIIPKSVLDLFPKGVLNLHPSLLPKYRGPSPIQTAILNGDKKTGVSIILLDEEMDHGPILAQEQAFISSDEYFTDPSKNLALQGAEALKKAVPLWLEDKISPKPQKHSQASYTKLFTWQDGKIEPNKPIKQVYNQIRALSEEPGTWLSWQMANGKWLIVKIIKAKIISNSQFLISKTIPKTGLAQFNKDLILVCKEGALLLEHVQPEGKRIMTGKEFLNGYGKYLR
- the def gene encoding peptide deformylase, with translation MNLITGKNKKILRTPAKPVEKITPEIRQLVRQMKKTMKESRGIGLAAPQVGVNLQIFVAQTYYQDEGYQGKLYAIINPKIVSLSKQTDKMEEGCLSLPKIYGEVERPKKITIEGLDEMGKKIKIKASGLLAKIFQHEIDHLNGILFVDKSPNAEKSID